The window GTCTGGCCGACGCCCGCGGGGACGCAATTTCCCGCGGGCCCGATCCCACCTCCAGCCAGGACTTCCTGAAGATCGCCCCACCGATCACCGTTGCCAAGCGCCTGCACGGCGCGGGCCGATTGGACAACAACGTGGTCGCCAAGGCCATGCACGCGTCCGACCATGCCTTCGTCCTGGCCGCTCTGATCGTGCGTAGCGACTTGCCGACAAAGGTGGTCGAGAAAGTCTTCGCCGAACGCAGTGCCAAGGGTATTCTTGCCATCTGCCATCGTGCGGAGCTGCCAGCCAAGCTCTCCGTACCCATCCAGCAGCGCATGGGTCGCATTCCGCCCGCCGATGTCCTGCAGCCCCGGGGGACCGCCTATCCCTTGGGCGAGGACGAGATGGCCTGGCAATTGGAATTCTTCGCCGACCTCGTGGGTAAGGAGAAATAGCGGTGCGCGCGGACGATCTGGTCGGACGGAAGATGAGCTACGAGGAAGCCAAGGAGCTGGCCCGTACCGGTGACGCCAGCCAGCGCCGCAGCTTGGCGGCCCGTCCCGACCTCAAGCCGGAACTCCTCTACTTCCTGGCCGAGGATTCCGAGCCGGTGGTGCGCCGCGCCGCTGCCGCCAACAGGGCCTTGCCCCGTCAGGCCGACCTGATGCTGGCCGGCGACGCCGATCAGGAGGTCCGCGAGGGCTTGGCCGACAAGATCGCCAAGCTGGCGCCCGGCCTCACGGCCAACGAACAGGACAAGCTGCAGCGCCAAACCTACGAAGTCTTGGAGACCCTGGCCCGCGACCAGGCCACCCGCGTACGTCAGATCCTGTCCGAAGCGCTCAAGGATATCGCCGATGCCCCGCCCGAGGTGATCCGCCGGCTGGCCCGCGATGCGGAACTGGTGGTCTCGGGTCCGGTGTTGGAGTTTTCCCCGGTCCTTTCCGACGAGGATCTGGTCGAGATCATCGTCACCAATCCGGTGAAAGGCGCGCTGGGCGCCATCTCGCGCCGCGCCTTCGTCAGCGAGCGGGTGTCGGAAGCCGTGGTCGCCAGCGACGACGTGGACGCCATCGCCGAACTGCTGGGCAATCGTAGCGCCCAGATCCGCGAGGAAACTCTGGACCGGGTGATCGACCGCGCCGTCGACATCGAACGCTGGCACATGCCCCTCGTGCAAAGGCCGACGCTGTCCACCCGCTGCGCTCAGAAGGTTGCACGATACGTTGCCAGCAACCTTCTGGATATATTGGACAAACGCCACGACCTCGATCCGGACGCCCTGGCGGCGGTTCGCGCGGTGGTCGAGAAACGCTTGGCCGAGGCCGACGACCTGGGTTCCGACGCAATGCCCCGCAAGACCAAGGAAGGGCCGGGCGTGTTCGATATCGAAGACGTGGAGTCCAAGGTCGCCACCCTGATGCAGGAGGGCAAGCTGGACCATTCCATGGTTTCCGATGCCCTCAAGCGCAATGATCGCCACTTCGTCCGGGCGGCCCTGACCGAATTGTCCGGGGTGGCGCGGGGGGTGGTGGAAAAAGCCTTTCTCACCCATAGCGCCAAGGGCATCGTCGCCGTTTGCTGGAAGGCGGGACTCGATCCGGATACCGCGCTCGTCGTCCAGCAGCGCCTGGGTGGCCTGGCACCGCGCGATATCCTGGAACCGGAAGAAGCCGGCACTTGGCCCCTGTCGCCCGCCGACATGGAATGGCAACTCGAATTCCTCAACGACTTGGCAAGGTAGCCATGCGGGGCCAGAACGAACGCATCCGTACCTTCGGATTGGGCTTCCTGATTACGGTACTGGGCTTCCTGGTCGCATACCAGTTCGTCGAACCCGCCCCGCCCAGCACCATCCGCTTGGCGACCGGATCGGCGCTGGGAGCCTATCAGTTGTTCGGCGAGAGCTATCGCAAGATACTGGCTCGCCAGGGGGTGACTCTCGAGCTGGTGCCCTCGGAAGGATCGGTGGCCAACCTGCGTTCCCTCAAGGACGAAGCCACCGGCATCCAGGTGGCCTTCGTCCAGGGCGGCACGGCACCGGCGGTAGACCCGTCGGGCCTTACGGCCCTGGGCAGCCTGTTCCTGGAACCGCTCTGGGTCTTCATGCGCGAAGGAGAACAGGTGGACCGCCTGAGCCGCCTGAAGGGACGGCGGCTTGCCGTGGGGGCGGAGGGCAGCGGCACCCGAATCGTCGCTTTCCGCCTGCTCGACGAGAATGGCATCGGCGCCGACGAGGCGGAAATGCTGCCCCTGGCCGGGCCGGAAGCCCACGTGGCCCTGCAATCGGGCGAAATCGACGCAGCCCTGGTGGTGGCCTCGCCGCGCGCTCCGCTCATCGAAGCCATGCTGAAGGACGAAAGCCTGCGCCTGATGACTTTCGAGCAGGCCGAGGCCTACGCGCTACGCACCCGTTACCTTAGCCCCGTGCGCCTGCCGCGCGGCGTGGTCGATCTAGGCGCCGACCTGCCGCCCGCCGACGTGACCCTGGTGGCACCGGCCGCCATGATGGTGGCGCGCGACGATCTCCATCCGGCGCTGGTGTCTCTGCTACTTCAGACGGCTCGCCAAGTCCACGGCCCCGGCGATCTGTTCGAGACGCCCGGCACCTTCCCGTCCGCACGATTCGCCGAGTTCCCCCTGAGCGACGAGGCGGAGCGATTCCTCCGTTCCGGCCCGCCGCTGCTGCAACAATATCTGCCCTTCTGGGCCGCCAATCTGGTGGATCGCCTCAAGGTGATGCTGATTCCGGTGGTCACCCTGTTGATCCCGTTGTCCAAGATCCTGCCGCCGGTCTACCGCTGGCGCGTGACATCGCGCATCTCCCGCTGGTACCGCGACCTGCTGGCCATCGAGACCCAGGCGGCCGAGGCCACCGATCCCCAGGCGCTGAAGGACATGCTGACCCGCCTGAAAGCCATCGACGACGAGGTCAAGCGCCTGCCCGTCCCCCTGTCCTACGCCGACGCGGCCTACTCCTTGCGCATGCACATCCGCTTGGTGCGCGACATCGTCGACCGGCAGGGGAAAGGGGAAGGCGAGTGACGGCCCCCGGTTGACAGGCCGGGCACGGCGCGGGATCATCGGCGCAAGACCAATCAAGGGAGGCTCCCCATGGACCGCGTGCTTGAAGGCCTGGACACCATCCGCCAGGAAATCGCCACCCTGCGCGCCGAGCACGACCGCTACAGCTCGCTGCAGGACGAAAACCGCCGCTTGGCGGCGGACAACGCCGAACTGCGCGAAGAGCTCCTGGAACTGGTGAACGACTACGCGGCGCTGGTCGACCGCGATTACGGCACCCGCCGCGAACCCCAACCCAGTCTCAACAATTCCGCCATTCAGCGCGCCCGCACCACGCTCGCCAAGAAGGGCGGCTGAGGCAAGGGGGCTTTCAGGGGAGAATTCCTTTGAAACCCTGTGACGATGCAGAAACCCTGCGGCGCGGTTTGTCGGGTAAACATCAGTAACTTGTATTGTCGGTCCACATGGAAGGCTCGAAACGGACGACTTGGTTGCGCCCCTTTTCCTTGGCTTGGTAGAGCGCCACGTCGGCGAACTTGAGTGCCTGCCAGAAGGTTCCGCTGTCTTCCGGAAATCCGGCCACGCCGATGGAAATGGTCTTCTTCAGTTTGGCGGTCGGGGTAATGACTTCCATGGCCTCGACCGTGGTCCGAATCTTCTCGGCGACGGGGATGGCGGCCTCGACCCTTGTATCGACGAGGACGATGAGGAATTCTTCTCCACCGAAACGGATGACCAAGTCGTTGGCCCGCACCGACTGGCGCAGCGCCTTGGCCAGTTCCTTGATCACGACGTCCCCGGCATCGTGGCCGTAGGTGTCGTTGACCATCTTAAAGTGGTCGAGATCGAGCATCATGATCGTCAAGCCCGCCTTGTGGCGCTCGGCGTTGGCGACCAGGGTGTCCATGTACTCTTCGAGGAAACGGCGGTTGTTGAGGCCGGTCATGGGGTCGCGCAGGCTCGATTCCTTGAGGGTCGCCATCAGGCGCTTGCTCTCCAGCACCGGGGCCGTCTCGCGAAGGTAGACGTTGATCAGGGGGAGTTTTTCGATGATATCGGCCTCGTTGCCCCCATGGGTCACCAGTTGCAGGACATTGCCGACCCCGCCCGACTGGATGACCGGGATGCATACGTGTCGGCGGCTGCCCGGCCCGTCCTTGGGCCTGAAGGAATAGCAGATGTCTGGATTCTCGATGCCGTTGACCGTATGGCCGGTGCGCCGCGCCCGGCAAGCCTCGGCGCGCACGGTGATCTGCATGTCGCACCAGCGGCAGGCGGCATCCTTCTCGCCATCGACGATGAGCGGAAGAATCTGCGTCTTGTTGGAATGCATCTCATAGATGGAATATTCGTGGATATCGAGCTCGTTGCCAAGCACCCGGGACAGACGCTCGTATATCTCTTCCTTGGTTTCATCCTCCTCGATGGCCTGCTTGAAATGAGCCGCCCTGGTCAGACCGCTGACCATGTCGATGGTGGCATCGAGCAGGTTCTCGCCGGCCTTGGGAGACCGCTTGGTCAGACGGGCGACGTTGTCGCCGATCTGGTGGAGGCCATTATCGAGAAATGTCAGCAGCCCGTTGAGGTCGGTGGCGATCTTGCCAAGTTCATCGTTGCTCGACTGCGTGACGCGGGCTTTGAAGTCCCCTGCAAGGGCCTTCTGGACGACATGTTCGACATCGACGGCGGTCTGCGTGATGGGCTTAATCACCCGGCGCACGAGAACGAGCGAGATCGCGGCGAACACCGCCACCGTTCCGACGATGCCGGCAATGATCATCAAGGCCTTGTACTTGAGGTTGCCAATGGACATCGAGAGGGTCACCGCGCCCAATACTGTCCCTTCGGGAACCTGGTGGCACTCAAGGCAATTGGGGGAACCCTTTGCGGTGGCAGTGAAGGGGATTGTGCCCCTGAAGATCGTATCCCCATCAACCTCGACGACTTCGTAGGCCGTCCTCCCCTCGTCGATGACCCGGCGCTCAAGCTCATCGACAGGCGCCTCCTGGGTGAGGCCCTCGCCGAACTGGTTGATAACCTTGGGCGAGCGGACCACACGAGCCGAGGAAAGACCTTGGACGTCCATCAGGCGGCGCAGAAAGTTCTCCCGCTTGTCGATGACCCCGTTGATCATCGATTCGGTCAGATGGACCCGCACGATCTCGGCGGCCGTCCGGATATGTTCAGACGACGAAGCGATGGAAAACGACCGGAATGCATAAAGGTTTATCGCAACAAGCATGGCAATGAGGCCGATGGCGATGATTGTAAACGCCAACATGACCTTGGAATTCAGACGCACAGTTTCTCCCTCGCCCGGCGAAACAACCCTAGAAACATGTGGGATTTTCCAAGCCATCTCCCCCCCCCTACCCCAAAGTCGGCTTAACTTAGCTTTTAGAAAGATTAAAAGCTAGAATTAAAATATATTATTTCCGCCCATGTGCTTCTCATGGGGAAAAAAATACTACCGTGAACATGAATAACGCGAATTAGCCCCCACCCTTATCCACATATTGGAGGCTGATTACCTGCAACCAAGGCCGTTACACACCATGTGGCCAGGACAGCCACCTTGAAGCACGCGGAACGACCGGTTCGGTGGGGAACGGGAGTTGGCTGGGGCGCCAGGATTCGAACCTGGGAATGGCGGTACCAAAAACCGCTGCCTTACCGCTTGGCTACGCCCCAACCGGAAGCGGCGCACCATAAGGCCAATCGCGCCGCCCTGCAACACCCGACCTGGGACCTTTGTCAAACGCGCGCCGGCCCCAGTGACAAAATCAGCTCGCGACACTCATCTTGAAGATCGAGGACAGGTAGGCTATACTTTCGCCTCGTAGAAGCGTCTCGTCTCCAGAAAGGAGGATGAAATGGCCATGGAACCTTTAGGCTCCGTTTTTTCGAGTGCCTACCAGTCGGCGGTCCGTCAGGCCCCGCAGGAAGTGCAGGTAGCTACCGCGGCGGTGACTACCGTCGGGCAGGTCGATGCGGTCCAGGTTGGCGTTTCCAACCAAGGGACGGTCGGCGACGAGGCCAAGAACAACACTCCGAAGGCCCCCCCGGTCGCCCCCCACCTCGGTCGTCTTGTCGACGAAGAGGCTTAA is drawn from Magnetospirillum sp. WYHS-4 and contains these coding sequences:
- a CDS encoding ABC transporter substrate-binding protein, whose amino-acid sequence is MRGQNERIRTFGLGFLITVLGFLVAYQFVEPAPPSTIRLATGSALGAYQLFGESYRKILARQGVTLELVPSEGSVANLRSLKDEATGIQVAFVQGGTAPAVDPSGLTALGSLFLEPLWVFMREGEQVDRLSRLKGRRLAVGAEGSGTRIVAFRLLDENGIGADEAEMLPLAGPEAHVALQSGEIDAALVVASPRAPLIEAMLKDESLRLMTFEQAEAYALRTRYLSPVRLPRGVVDLGADLPPADVTLVAPAAMMVARDDLHPALVSLLLQTARQVHGPGDLFETPGTFPSARFAEFPLSDEAERFLRSGPPLLQQYLPFWAANLVDRLKVMLIPVVTLLIPLSKILPPVYRWRVTSRISRWYRDLLAIETQAAEATDPQALKDMLTRLKAIDDEVKRLPVPLSYADAAYSLRMHIRLVRDIVDRQGKGEGE
- a CDS encoding DUF2336 domain-containing protein, which gives rise to MRADDLVGRKMSYEEAKELARTGDASQRRSLAARPDLKPELLYFLAEDSEPVVRRAAAANRALPRQADLMLAGDADQEVREGLADKIAKLAPGLTANEQDKLQRQTYEVLETLARDQATRVRQILSEALKDIADAPPEVIRRLARDAELVVSGPVLEFSPVLSDEDLVEIIVTNPVKGALGAISRRAFVSERVSEAVVASDDVDAIAELLGNRSAQIREETLDRVIDRAVDIERWHMPLVQRPTLSTRCAQKVARYVASNLLDILDKRHDLDPDALAAVRAVVEKRLAEADDLGSDAMPRKTKEGPGVFDIEDVESKVATLMQEGKLDHSMVSDALKRNDRHFVRAALTELSGVARGVVEKAFLTHSAKGIVAVCWKAGLDPDTALVVQQRLGGLAPRDILEPEEAGTWPLSPADMEWQLEFLNDLAR
- a CDS encoding diguanylate cyclase; the encoded protein is MRVHLTESMINGVIDKRENFLRRLMDVQGLSSARVVRSPKVINQFGEGLTQEAPVDELERRVIDEGRTAYEVVEVDGDTIFRGTIPFTATAKGSPNCLECHQVPEGTVLGAVTLSMSIGNLKYKALMIIAGIVGTVAVFAAISLVLVRRVIKPITQTAVDVEHVVQKALAGDFKARVTQSSNDELGKIATDLNGLLTFLDNGLHQIGDNVARLTKRSPKAGENLLDATIDMVSGLTRAAHFKQAIEEDETKEEIYERLSRVLGNELDIHEYSIYEMHSNKTQILPLIVDGEKDAACRWCDMQITVRAEACRARRTGHTVNGIENPDICYSFRPKDGPGSRRHVCIPVIQSGGVGNVLQLVTHGGNEADIIEKLPLINVYLRETAPVLESKRLMATLKESSLRDPMTGLNNRRFLEEYMDTLVANAERHKAGLTIMMLDLDHFKMVNDTYGHDAGDVVIKELAKALRQSVRANDLVIRFGGEEFLIVLVDTRVEAAIPVAEKIRTTVEAMEVITPTAKLKKTISIGVAGFPEDSGTFWQALKFADVALYQAKEKGRNQVVRFEPSMWTDNTSY